A genomic stretch from Microtus pennsylvanicus isolate mMicPen1 chromosome 11, mMicPen1.hap1, whole genome shotgun sequence includes:
- the Ccnf gene encoding cyclin-F isoform X2 — protein MGSGGVIHCRCAKCFCYPTKRRLKRRPRNLTILSLPEDVLFHILKWLSVGDILAVRAVHSHLKYLVDNHASVWASASFQELWPSPKNLKLFERAAEKGNFEAAVKLGIAYLYNEGLSVSDEACAEVNGLKASRFFSMAEKLNMGSEPFIWLFIRPPWSASGSCCKAVVHDSLRTECQLQKAHKASILHCLGRVLNLFEDEEKRKQAHSLFEESAHQGCLASSYLLWESDRRLDMSDPGRCLHNFRKLRDYAAKGCWEAQLALAKACASGSQLGLEGKACNETVCQLFQASRAVNKQQVFSVQKGLSDTMRYILIDWLVEVATMKDFTSLCLHLTVECVDRYLRRRLVPRYKLQLLGIACMVICTRFISKEILTIREAVWLTDNTYKYEDLVRMMGEIISALEGKIRVPTVVDYKEVLLTLVPVAPRTQHLCSFLCELSLLHTSLSIYAPARLASAALLLARLMHGEIQPWTTYLWDLTGFSYNDLTPCVLSLHKKCFHDDAPKDYRQVSLIAVKQRFEDKCYDEISQEAVLSYAELCTALGVKQESPEPLSFPSTGEIHTFFSSPSGRRSKRKRENSLQEDRGSFVTTPTAELSSQEETLLGSLLDWSLDCCSGYEGDQESEGEKEGDAPSGLLDVTVVYMNPEQHCCQESSDEEAWPEDKSHQAPPTPAPGPLLSNRGDLGKDITTSGYSSVSSASPISSLDGGMGGSPQSTSVLSVGSYSNTKPCHHQAKKSCLQCRPPNSPENGVHQQRVKRQNLSVHSDEDTNLGFLKL, from the exons ATGGGGAGCGGCGGTG TAATCCATTGTAGGTGTGCCAAGTGTTTCTGTTATCCTACCAAGCGAAGACTCAAAAGAAGACCCCGAAACTTAACCATCTTGAGTCTCCCAGAAGATGTACTCTTCCATATCCTGAAATGGCTTTCTGTCGGGGACATCCTTGCTGTCCGAGCT GTACACTCCCACCTGAAGTACCTGGTAGACAACCATGCCAGCGTGTGGGCATCTGCCAGCTTCCAAGAGCTGTGGCCTTCTCCGAAGAACCTGAAGCTCTTTGAAAG GGCTGCTGAAAAGGGAAACTTCGAAGCTGCTGTGAAGTTGGGAATCGCCTACCTCTACAATGAAGGCT TATCTGTGTCGGATGAGGCCTGTGCGGAAGTGAATGGCCTGAAGGCCTCTCGCTTCTTTAGTATGGCTGAGAAGTTGAATATGGGTTCTGAGCCCTTTATCTGGCTCTTCATCCGCCCACCATGGTCAGCATCTGGAAGCTGCTGCAAGGCCGTGGTCCACGACAGCCTCAGGACAGAGTGCCAGTTACAGAAA GCTCATAAAGCTTCCATACTACACTGCCTGGGAAGAGTGCTAAATCTTTTTGAG GAcgaagagaaaaggaagcaggcTCACAGCCTCTTTGAGGAGTCTGCTCATCAGGGATGCTTGGCCAGCTCGTACCTCCTTTGGGAAAGTGACAGAAGGCTAGAT ATGTCTGATCCTGGACGATGCCTCCACAACTTCCGGAAACTCAGGGACTATGCTGCCAAAGGCTGCTGGGAAGCACAG cTGGCCTTGGCCAAAGCCTGTGCAAGTGGAAGCCAGCTTGGACTAGAGGGGAAAGCCTGCAATGAAACGGTCTGCCAGCTGTTCCAGGCCTCCCGGGCTGTCAACAAGCAGCAGGTCTTCTCTGTGCAGAAGGGGCTCAGTGACACGATGAG GTACATCCTCATCGACTGGTTGGTAGAAGTTGCCACAATGAAGGACTTCACGAGCCTATGTCTTCACCTGACAGTGGAGTGTGTAGACCGGTACTTGCGGAGGAGGCTGGTACCCCGGTACAAGCTCCAGCTTCTCGGCATTGCCTGCATGGTCATCTGTACCCG GTTCATCAGCAAAGAGATTTTGACAATTAGAGAAGCCGTGTGGCTCACAGACAACACGTACAAGTACGAGGACCTGGTCCGGATGATGGGAGAGATCATCTCTGCTCTGGAAGGGAAGATTCGA GTCCCTACTGTGGTTGACTACAAAGAGGTCTTGCTGACACTGGTCCCTGTTGCACCCAGAACCCAGCACCTGTGCAGCTTTCTCTGCGAGCTCTCCCTGCTGCACACCAGCCTGTCCATTTACGCCCCAGCTCGCCTCGCCTCTGCAGCCCTGCTCCTGGCCAGGCTGATGCATGGGGAGA TACAGCCCTGGACCACTTACCTGTGGGACCTCACTGGGTTCTCTTACAACGACCTCACGCCCTGCGTCTTGAGCCTTCATAAAAAGTG tttccatgACGATGCCCCCAAGGACTACAGACAAGTCTCTCTGATTGCTGTGAAGCAGCGCTTTGAGGATAAGTGCTACGATGAAATCAGCCAGGAAGCG GTACTGAGCTATGCAGAGCTGTGCACTGCACTGGGAGTGAAGCAGGAGAGCCCAGAGCCCCTGTCTTTCCCCAGCACAGGAGAGATCCACACCTTCTTCAGCTCACCCTCCGGGAGGAGGAGCAAACG GAAGCGAGAGAACAGCCTTCAGGAGGACAGGGGCAGCTTTGTCACCACGCCCACCGCAGAACTGTCGAGCCAGGAGGAGACATTGCTGGGGAGCCTTCTGGACTGGAGCCTGGACTGCTGCTCTGGCTATGAGGGAGACCAGGAGAgcgaaggagagaaggagggtgaCG CTCCCAGTGGACTCCTTGACGTCACTGTGGTCTACATGAACCCGGAACAGCATTGCTGTCAGGAGTCCAGCGATGAGGAGGCCTGGCCAGAGGACAAGAGCCATCAGGCACCtccaactccagctcctgggcccCTTCTCAGCAACAGGGGAGATCTGGGCAAGGACATCACAACCTCTGGATACTCTTCCGTCAGCAGCGCGAGTCCCATCAGCTCCCTGGATGGTGGCATGGGGGGCTCTCCCCAATCTACCTCAGTGCTGTCTGTGGGCAGCTACTCAAACACAAAGCCTTGCCACCATCAGGCCAAGAAGTCATGTTTACAGTGTCGCCCCCCAAACTCCCCAGAGAATGGTGTTCACCAGCAGCGGGTAAAGCGCCAAAACCTGTCAGTGCACAGTGATGAAGACACGAACTTAGGCTTCCTGAAGCTCTGA
- the Ccnf gene encoding cyclin-F isoform X1, whose product MGSGGVIHCRCAKCFCYPTKRRLKRRPRNLTILSLPEDVLFHILKWLSVGDILAVRAVHSHLKYLVDNHASVWASASFQELWPSPKNLKLFERAAEKGNFEAAVKLGIAYLYNEGLSVSDEACAEVNGLKASRFFSMAEKLNMGSEPFIWLFIRPPWSASGSCCKAVVHDSLRTECQLQKAHKASILHCLGRVLNLFEDEEKRKQAHSLFEESAHQGCLASSYLLWESDRRLDMSDPGRCLHNFRKLRDYAAKGCWEAQLALAKACASGSQLGLEGKACNETVCQLFQASRAVNKQQVFSVQKGLSDTMRYILIDWLVEVATMKDFTSLCLHLTVECVDRYLRRRLVPRYKLQLLGIACMVICTRFISKEILTIREAVWLTDNTYKYEDLVRMMGEIISALEGKIRVPTVVDYKEVLLTLVPVAPRTQHLCSFLCELSLLHTSLSIYAPARLASAALLLARLMHGEIQPWTTYLWDLTGFSYNDLTPCVLSLHKKCFHDDAPKDYRQVSLIAVKQRFEDKCYDEISQEAVLSYAELCTALGVKQESPEPLSFPSTGEIHTFFSSPSGRRSKRKRENSLQEDRGSFVTTPTAELSSQEETLLGSLLDWSLDCCSGYEGDQESEGEKEGDVTAPSGLLDVTVVYMNPEQHCCQESSDEEAWPEDKSHQAPPTPAPGPLLSNRGDLGKDITTSGYSSVSSASPISSLDGGMGGSPQSTSVLSVGSYSNTKPCHHQAKKSCLQCRPPNSPENGVHQQRVKRQNLSVHSDEDTNLGFLKL is encoded by the exons ATGGGGAGCGGCGGTG TAATCCATTGTAGGTGTGCCAAGTGTTTCTGTTATCCTACCAAGCGAAGACTCAAAAGAAGACCCCGAAACTTAACCATCTTGAGTCTCCCAGAAGATGTACTCTTCCATATCCTGAAATGGCTTTCTGTCGGGGACATCCTTGCTGTCCGAGCT GTACACTCCCACCTGAAGTACCTGGTAGACAACCATGCCAGCGTGTGGGCATCTGCCAGCTTCCAAGAGCTGTGGCCTTCTCCGAAGAACCTGAAGCTCTTTGAAAG GGCTGCTGAAAAGGGAAACTTCGAAGCTGCTGTGAAGTTGGGAATCGCCTACCTCTACAATGAAGGCT TATCTGTGTCGGATGAGGCCTGTGCGGAAGTGAATGGCCTGAAGGCCTCTCGCTTCTTTAGTATGGCTGAGAAGTTGAATATGGGTTCTGAGCCCTTTATCTGGCTCTTCATCCGCCCACCATGGTCAGCATCTGGAAGCTGCTGCAAGGCCGTGGTCCACGACAGCCTCAGGACAGAGTGCCAGTTACAGAAA GCTCATAAAGCTTCCATACTACACTGCCTGGGAAGAGTGCTAAATCTTTTTGAG GAcgaagagaaaaggaagcaggcTCACAGCCTCTTTGAGGAGTCTGCTCATCAGGGATGCTTGGCCAGCTCGTACCTCCTTTGGGAAAGTGACAGAAGGCTAGAT ATGTCTGATCCTGGACGATGCCTCCACAACTTCCGGAAACTCAGGGACTATGCTGCCAAAGGCTGCTGGGAAGCACAG cTGGCCTTGGCCAAAGCCTGTGCAAGTGGAAGCCAGCTTGGACTAGAGGGGAAAGCCTGCAATGAAACGGTCTGCCAGCTGTTCCAGGCCTCCCGGGCTGTCAACAAGCAGCAGGTCTTCTCTGTGCAGAAGGGGCTCAGTGACACGATGAG GTACATCCTCATCGACTGGTTGGTAGAAGTTGCCACAATGAAGGACTTCACGAGCCTATGTCTTCACCTGACAGTGGAGTGTGTAGACCGGTACTTGCGGAGGAGGCTGGTACCCCGGTACAAGCTCCAGCTTCTCGGCATTGCCTGCATGGTCATCTGTACCCG GTTCATCAGCAAAGAGATTTTGACAATTAGAGAAGCCGTGTGGCTCACAGACAACACGTACAAGTACGAGGACCTGGTCCGGATGATGGGAGAGATCATCTCTGCTCTGGAAGGGAAGATTCGA GTCCCTACTGTGGTTGACTACAAAGAGGTCTTGCTGACACTGGTCCCTGTTGCACCCAGAACCCAGCACCTGTGCAGCTTTCTCTGCGAGCTCTCCCTGCTGCACACCAGCCTGTCCATTTACGCCCCAGCTCGCCTCGCCTCTGCAGCCCTGCTCCTGGCCAGGCTGATGCATGGGGAGA TACAGCCCTGGACCACTTACCTGTGGGACCTCACTGGGTTCTCTTACAACGACCTCACGCCCTGCGTCTTGAGCCTTCATAAAAAGTG tttccatgACGATGCCCCCAAGGACTACAGACAAGTCTCTCTGATTGCTGTGAAGCAGCGCTTTGAGGATAAGTGCTACGATGAAATCAGCCAGGAAGCG GTACTGAGCTATGCAGAGCTGTGCACTGCACTGGGAGTGAAGCAGGAGAGCCCAGAGCCCCTGTCTTTCCCCAGCACAGGAGAGATCCACACCTTCTTCAGCTCACCCTCCGGGAGGAGGAGCAAACG GAAGCGAGAGAACAGCCTTCAGGAGGACAGGGGCAGCTTTGTCACCACGCCCACCGCAGAACTGTCGAGCCAGGAGGAGACATTGCTGGGGAGCCTTCTGGACTGGAGCCTGGACTGCTGCTCTGGCTATGAGGGAGACCAGGAGAgcgaaggagagaaggagggtgaCG TTACAGCTCCCAGTGGACTCCTTGACGTCACTGTGGTCTACATGAACCCGGAACAGCATTGCTGTCAGGAGTCCAGCGATGAGGAGGCCTGGCCAGAGGACAAGAGCCATCAGGCACCtccaactccagctcctgggcccCTTCTCAGCAACAGGGGAGATCTGGGCAAGGACATCACAACCTCTGGATACTCTTCCGTCAGCAGCGCGAGTCCCATCAGCTCCCTGGATGGTGGCATGGGGGGCTCTCCCCAATCTACCTCAGTGCTGTCTGTGGGCAGCTACTCAAACACAAAGCCTTGCCACCATCAGGCCAAGAAGTCATGTTTACAGTGTCGCCCCCCAAACTCCCCAGAGAATGGTGTTCACCAGCAGCGGGTAAAGCGCCAAAACCTGTCAGTGCACAGTGATGAAGACACGAACTTAGGCTTCCTGAAGCTCTGA